The following are from one region of the Rhodopirellula sp. P2 genome:
- a CDS encoding glycosyltransferase, translated as MKMKIACVIHSLDGGGAERVMAGLASRLALRSHSVTLITLDDGSRGRHEVDSRVSRQSINVLSTPETPVSLWARTRRLRATIAAGNFDVVLSFCDATNWLTLLATRGLGVPVVASERSDPQHQSLGRTREFLRRHLYPKAYQVVCLSEDVATTLQSSTRCHTLVIPSAVELPTSGLTTKRPTRLPEDGDPDGETQRIVAVGRLEHEKGFDRLIRGLAELPAAAPDWQLTIHGEGSQRGPLEALARELHVDQQIQFPGWTQPIWPAYQAGDWFVLPSRYEGFPSALLEAMACSTAVLTVDAGEAVRDVIDHGRNGWLVDNSESSLRAGLLHCLTSPALRSRLEQHAGEVVDRFGWPAMVDAYETCLQNACEGRPRP; from the coding sequence ATGAAAATGAAAATTGCCTGCGTCATCCACTCGCTCGACGGCGGCGGAGCCGAACGAGTGATGGCGGGCCTGGCATCGCGTCTGGCGCTTCGCTCGCACTCCGTCACGCTGATCACCCTGGACGATGGAAGCCGCGGCCGACACGAAGTCGACTCTCGGGTCTCGCGACAATCCATCAACGTCTTGTCGACCCCCGAAACCCCTGTCTCGCTCTGGGCACGAACCCGCCGCCTACGAGCGACGATCGCCGCTGGCAACTTTGACGTGGTGCTCTCCTTCTGCGACGCCACGAACTGGCTGACGTTGCTGGCGACTCGCGGGCTCGGTGTCCCCGTCGTGGCCAGCGAACGCAGCGACCCCCAGCACCAATCGCTTGGCCGAACGCGTGAGTTCTTGCGACGGCACCTGTACCCCAAGGCATACCAAGTCGTCTGCCTGAGCGAAGACGTGGCAACCACCCTGCAGTCGAGCACGCGTTGCCACACGCTCGTGATCCCATCCGCCGTGGAGCTTCCCACCAGCGGCCTCACCACCAAGCGTCCAACCAGACTGCCCGAGGACGGTGATCCCGACGGGGAAACACAACGGATCGTTGCGGTTGGAAGACTCGAACATGAAAAAGGATTTGACCGATTGATTCGCGGACTCGCAGAATTGCCAGCCGCTGCACCGGACTGGCAACTCACGATTCACGGCGAAGGCAGCCAGCGAGGTCCCCTTGAAGCACTCGCTCGTGAGCTGCATGTCGACCAGCAAATTCAGTTCCCTGGTTGGACGCAGCCGATTTGGCCTGCCTACCAAGCGGGGGACTGGTTCGTGCTCCCCAGCCGGTACGAAGGATTCCCGTCTGCATTGCTGGAAGCGATGGCTTGCTCCACCGCTGTGCTGACAGTCGACGCTGGGGAAGCGGTCCGGGACGTGATCGATCATGGACGCAATGGCTGGTTGGTCGACAACAGTGAATCATCTTTGCGTGCCGGTCTGCTGCATTGCCTGACTTCCCCTGCACTCCGATCACGACTGGAACAGCATGCGGGGGAAGTGGTGGACCGCTTTGGATGGCCCGCCATGGTGGACGCGTACGAAACGTGCTTGCAGAACGCCTGCGAGGGGCGTCCACGGCCCTGA
- a CDS encoding ABC transporter permease, translating to MNPLGNLFRQSPHGLIPVMLGPVFQREASVVPKRPATYVTRSVYLMALFLLLCTGYLVLDGSRSLAANADAAKFGGWMFRLLAPLQLVILSALAAVGAASSVAQEKDRRTLILMLMTRLSGFEIVGGKAAATLLSPFALCVISLPLFLTLPLLGGVAPGQVFAVFAVTIVSVIVSAAVGVVVALWREKTFQSIALTVLVLLLLVAAGEIAASLSGDDSRWAMAISAPRALLAATNADAGWGAFLSDGGGLFVFVGSVLSAVILAIGIAKVRVWNPSREVRLKAPDPETSEEFASEEFQRDREKDPTSWKVRQPRPVWDNPILWREIRTWAYGRKIILIRAVFVLIFAIIATAIYLQVESGVAMEPAGRIGRALPAVTIPMAALGVISLVLVNALAVNAVTGERDGLALDLLLVTDLRPSEFVFGKLWGVMYAAKEMIILPMLLTIYLGLSGVMTLENMVYALVGGFALVVFVAMLGIHSGLNYVSGRTATLASLGTVFFLCVGIAICMTIMVSFRGAFQLQLAPFLVMILGGGLALFAALGWRNPSSAIFAASFALPLITFYAITQFLLQTDHLWVVFSLLAGYGFTTAAMMIPALSEFDVSLEPDRGNETTRTTGDTPEALPGSTN from the coding sequence GTGAACCCCCTCGGCAACCTCTTTCGGCAATCGCCTCACGGTTTGATCCCAGTCATGCTCGGCCCCGTTTTTCAACGAGAAGCCTCTGTCGTTCCCAAGCGACCGGCAACCTATGTCACTCGCAGTGTCTATTTGATGGCACTGTTTCTGTTGCTATGCACCGGGTATTTGGTGCTGGATGGGTCACGTTCTCTGGCTGCCAACGCGGACGCGGCCAAGTTTGGCGGCTGGATGTTTCGTCTGCTCGCTCCGCTGCAGTTGGTGATCTTGTCAGCTTTGGCGGCGGTGGGAGCTGCCAGCAGCGTGGCTCAGGAAAAGGATCGTCGAACGCTGATCCTGATGCTGATGACTCGATTGTCTGGTTTTGAAATTGTCGGCGGAAAAGCGGCGGCCACGTTGCTGTCACCTTTCGCCTTGTGCGTCATTTCGCTGCCTTTGTTTCTGACGTTGCCGTTGTTGGGCGGGGTCGCACCGGGGCAAGTCTTTGCCGTTTTTGCGGTCACGATTGTCAGCGTGATTGTGTCCGCTGCGGTTGGAGTGGTGGTCGCGTTGTGGCGAGAAAAGACCTTTCAGTCGATCGCGTTGACGGTCTTGGTGTTGTTGCTGTTGGTTGCGGCGGGAGAAATTGCGGCATCGTTGAGCGGTGACGACTCGAGGTGGGCGATGGCCATCAGTGCCCCACGAGCGTTGCTAGCAGCAACGAATGCAGACGCGGGATGGGGGGCTTTTCTGAGTGACGGCGGGGGATTGTTTGTGTTTGTCGGAAGCGTGTTGTCGGCGGTGATCTTGGCGATCGGAATCGCCAAGGTTCGCGTTTGGAACCCTTCCCGAGAAGTGCGTTTGAAGGCACCCGATCCAGAGACCAGCGAAGAGTTTGCCAGCGAAGAGTTTCAACGCGATCGCGAGAAGGACCCCACGTCCTGGAAAGTCCGTCAGCCTCGTCCGGTATGGGACAATCCGATCCTGTGGCGAGAGATCCGAACCTGGGCTTATGGTCGCAAGATCATTCTCATTCGGGCGGTCTTTGTCTTGATCTTTGCAATCATTGCGACAGCGATCTATTTGCAGGTGGAAAGCGGTGTCGCGATGGAGCCCGCCGGTCGCATCGGACGTGCTTTGCCAGCGGTCACCATTCCAATGGCAGCTTTGGGAGTGATCAGCTTGGTGTTGGTCAATGCGTTGGCCGTCAACGCGGTGACGGGCGAGCGTGATGGGTTGGCGCTGGATTTGTTGTTGGTCACGGACCTTCGTCCCAGCGAGTTTGTGTTCGGCAAATTGTGGGGAGTCATGTACGCGGCCAAGGAGATGATCATCTTGCCGATGTTGTTGACGATCTACTTGGGGCTGTCCGGCGTGATGACGCTCGAGAACATGGTGTACGCCTTGGTGGGTGGGTTCGCTTTGGTGGTGTTTGTGGCCATGCTGGGAATTCACTCGGGACTGAACTATGTTTCGGGGCGAACGGCGACGCTGGCCAGTCTGGGCACGGTGTTCTTTCTGTGCGTGGGCATCGCGATTTGCATGACGATCATGGTGAGTTTTCGCGGGGCGTTTCAGCTTCAGTTGGCGCCGTTTTTGGTGATGATCCTGGGTGGTGGGCTGGCCTTGTTTGCTGCTCTGGGGTGGCGGAATCCATCGTCCGCGATCTTCGCGGCATCGTTCGCGTTGCCGTTGATCACGTTCTATGCGATCACGCAGTTTCTGTTGCAGACCGATCACCTGTGGGTCGTGTTCAGCTTGTTGGCGGGATATGGGTTCACGACCGCGGCAATGATGATTCCAGCGCTGAGCGAATTCGATGTCTCGTTGGAACCGGACCGCGGGAACGAGACCACGCGGACGACGGGTGATACCCCCGAGGCGTTGCCGGGGTCCACGAATTGA
- a CDS encoding CNNM domain-containing protein, with protein MLILIVASGLFSGSEAALFSLKERDRKRIGRNGASGRVVTHLLSQPDRLLAAILFWNLLINMTYFTLVAIVSADLSRPGVFTLVCLLTIIFFSEMLPKSFAVMTPARIALLVGVPMTIAVGIVSPILPFVKWANEAAGRLLWPSFEPEPEIELTDIERAIELGTDDATLLRRERLALRSLVMMAEIQADEMMRPRSKLMIVSPPLETSLLGEGSPPGGYLMVADPEDSSGQTILGSIAVRLLRPQQIDDLPSAVEQVLHVPWSAKIAQVYDQLDEQGISVAVVVNEFGEVVGALTVDDILRGVLASTDQLDAAEDQIKRLGGSHFRMPGSTSLRALAKTLGIDLPEERTATVGGHIQRHNERVPRAGDVAPLAEFELVVTEEDEDGIWIEAWLGPESERSSS; from the coding sequence ATGCTCATTCTCATTGTTGCCAGCGGACTGTTCAGTGGCAGTGAAGCGGCGCTCTTCTCGCTGAAGGAACGCGACCGCAAGCGGATTGGGCGGAACGGGGCTTCGGGGCGAGTGGTGACTCATTTGTTGTCCCAGCCGGATCGATTGCTGGCAGCGATTCTGTTTTGGAATCTGCTGATCAACATGACGTACTTCACCTTGGTGGCGATTGTCTCGGCGGACCTTTCGCGACCGGGGGTTTTTACTTTGGTCTGTTTGCTCACGATCATCTTTTTCAGTGAGATGTTGCCCAAGAGTTTTGCAGTGATGACGCCGGCTCGGATCGCTTTGTTGGTGGGCGTGCCGATGACGATTGCGGTGGGCATCGTGTCGCCGATTTTGCCGTTTGTGAAATGGGCCAACGAAGCGGCGGGGCGTTTGCTGTGGCCCTCCTTTGAACCGGAGCCCGAGATTGAGCTGACGGATATCGAACGGGCGATTGAGTTGGGGACCGATGACGCGACGTTGCTTCGACGGGAACGTTTGGCGCTGCGTTCCTTGGTCATGATGGCGGAAATTCAAGCCGATGAAATGATGCGTCCGCGAAGCAAATTGATGATCGTTTCGCCTCCTTTGGAGACCTCGTTGTTGGGCGAAGGTTCGCCTCCAGGAGGTTATCTGATGGTGGCGGATCCAGAGGACAGCTCAGGGCAAACGATTCTCGGTTCGATCGCGGTGCGATTGCTGCGGCCTCAGCAGATCGATGATTTGCCTTCGGCGGTGGAGCAGGTGTTGCATGTGCCTTGGTCCGCCAAAATTGCCCAGGTTTACGATCAGCTAGACGAACAGGGAATCAGTGTGGCGGTTGTTGTCAATGAATTCGGCGAGGTTGTCGGAGCGCTCACCGTCGATGACATCTTGCGAGGTGTGCTGGCCAGCACGGACCAGCTGGACGCGGCGGAAGACCAAATCAAACGCTTGGGGGGCAGTCACTTTCGGATGCCTGGTTCGACGAGCCTGCGAGCGCTCGCGAAAACGTTGGGAATTGATCTGCCGGAGGAACGCACCGCGACGGTTGGAGGGCACATCCAACGCCACAACGAACGTGTGCCTCGGGCTGGCGATGTGGCTCCGTTGGCGGAGTTTGAATTGGTGGTCACGGAAGAGGACGAAGACGGGATTTGGATCGAAGCTTGGTTGGGTCCCGAATCGGAGCGATCTTCCTCATGA
- the rpiB gene encoding ribose 5-phosphate isomerase B, whose product MSQNAESVSPIRLAVGGDHAGFALKQLVVERFGSQVTSLIDCGTDDETSCDYPDFAVEVAERINSGEADRGLLICGSGVGVSVAANKITGIRAAICHDTYSAHQGVEHDDMNVLCIGGRIIGSELAFEIISSFLKANYTPEERHQRRLNKILALECD is encoded by the coding sequence ATGTCGCAAAATGCGGAATCCGTCTCGCCCATTCGCCTGGCTGTTGGTGGTGACCATGCCGGTTTCGCCCTCAAGCAGCTCGTTGTCGAGCGTTTTGGATCGCAGGTCACCAGCCTGATTGACTGCGGAACCGATGACGAGACCTCCTGTGACTACCCCGACTTCGCCGTCGAAGTCGCGGAGCGGATCAACAGCGGGGAAGCCGACCGTGGCCTGCTGATTTGCGGCAGTGGCGTGGGCGTCAGCGTCGCCGCCAACAAGATCACGGGCATCCGGGCGGCGATCTGCCACGACACCTATTCCGCTCACCAGGGTGTCGAGCACGACGACATGAACGTGCTGTGCATCGGCGGCCGGATCATCGGCAGCGAATTGGCGTTCGAAATCATCTCGTCGTTCCTGAAAGCCAACTACACACCCGAAGAACGACACCAACGTCGCCTGAACAAAATCCTGGCGCTCGAGTGCGACTGA
- a CDS encoding AAA family ATPase, which yields MNSPSPNPSEDRPSKPTASDRFAREPEVVQIGGVELKLAHPYEAASDWIGQHELLMQLLACWLTVDESDLPLTPRLIGSPGVGKTQLAIAATKRQGLPLYIYQCTADTRPEDLLITPVLSRGGEIAYHASPLVTAMITGGVCILDEGNRMNEKSWASLAPLFDSRRYVESIVAGITIPASDEFRSAVTMNQDESTFEIPDYILSRLQPTLQVGFPNKQDEMAILQYHLPFAEPEMLALTVDFLQRSHELKLDFSPRDGINLLRFAIKRMKQNPSHPVAHDAAWQEALEKCLGDEAVDLESLAERRKRTLGGDAVPLGLADLFFDADDPLHPDREEDEDEDDLI from the coding sequence ATGAATTCGCCTTCGCCGAATCCATCCGAAGATCGCCCCTCGAAACCAACTGCTTCCGATCGCTTCGCACGCGAACCGGAAGTCGTTCAAATTGGCGGCGTCGAACTCAAGCTCGCCCACCCCTACGAAGCAGCCAGTGACTGGATTGGCCAGCACGAACTGCTGATGCAGTTGCTGGCGTGCTGGCTGACGGTGGACGAATCGGATCTCCCGCTCACCCCTCGCTTGATCGGTTCACCAGGGGTCGGCAAGACTCAGCTGGCGATTGCTGCCACCAAACGCCAGGGACTGCCGCTGTACATCTACCAGTGCACGGCGGACACACGCCCCGAGGATTTGCTCATCACCCCCGTGCTCAGCCGCGGTGGCGAGATCGCCTACCACGCTTCGCCACTGGTCACCGCCATGATCACGGGCGGCGTTTGCATTCTGGATGAAGGCAACCGCATGAACGAAAAGTCATGGGCCTCGCTGGCACCGCTTTTCGATAGTCGCCGCTACGTCGAATCGATCGTTGCGGGGATCACGATCCCCGCCTCCGACGAATTCCGTTCGGCCGTGACGATGAACCAAGACGAATCGACCTTTGAGATTCCGGACTACATTCTCAGTCGGCTGCAACCGACGCTGCAGGTCGGGTTCCCCAACAAACAAGACGAGATGGCGATCTTGCAGTACCACCTGCCGTTCGCCGAGCCAGAAATGCTCGCCTTGACGGTCGATTTCTTGCAGCGTTCCCACGAGCTGAAACTGGATTTCTCACCGCGAGACGGCATCAACCTGCTGCGATTCGCGATCAAGCGGATGAAGCAAAACCCCTCGCACCCGGTCGCCCACGATGCCGCTTGGCAGGAAGCCCTGGAAAAATGCCTGGGCGACGAAGCCGTCGACCTGGAATCCCTCGCAGAACGCCGCAAACGCACCCTGGGCGGCGACGCGGTCCCTCTGGGCCTGGCGGACCTATTCTTCGATGCCGACGATCCACTGCACCCCGATCGCGAAGAGGATGAAGACGAAGACGACCTGATCTGA
- a CDS encoding DUF21 domain-containing protein produces MMLAVGIFLIGLALSAFFSGSETGLYRVSRTRLVLDGLSGSFAGRGLVWMINHPAIFVATTLVGNNLANYLTSLAIVMFVGTLVGGGEAIELAATVMMTPVVFVFGELLPKHLFYQAPYRLLRGTRWLLLVATIVFAPISLLLSLLGNALQKLTGETPFRLRLSMARGDLDQVLQAGQDAGILAAGQRNLAQNVFDVGNGPAVQFGVRPERLAVVDSPVDLELARRQARRQNHPIILVRRKGRIIGFYRYADLVHQDQVPTPLPIVRGSLTDRHLGLLLRLYDAHSDVAVLYEPSGVIGSVVTRRQLLQPLLV; encoded by the coding sequence ATGATGCTGGCAGTGGGAATCTTTTTGATCGGGTTGGCGCTGTCAGCCTTCTTCAGTGGAAGCGAGACGGGCCTGTATCGTGTTTCGCGAACACGGTTGGTGCTGGATGGACTGAGCGGTTCCTTCGCTGGACGCGGGTTGGTGTGGATGATCAATCATCCTGCGATCTTCGTGGCCACGACGTTGGTGGGGAACAACTTGGCCAATTACTTGACCAGTTTGGCGATCGTGATGTTTGTCGGGACGTTGGTCGGTGGTGGGGAGGCCATTGAATTGGCGGCCACGGTGATGATGACGCCCGTCGTGTTCGTGTTCGGGGAGTTGCTTCCCAAGCATCTGTTTTATCAAGCGCCGTATCGATTGCTGCGAGGCACAAGGTGGTTGTTGTTGGTGGCAACGATTGTGTTCGCGCCAATCTCGCTGCTATTGAGTTTGCTGGGCAACGCGCTGCAGAAATTGACGGGCGAAACACCGTTTCGTTTGCGGCTTTCGATGGCCCGAGGTGATTTGGACCAGGTGTTGCAAGCGGGCCAGGACGCCGGGATTCTCGCTGCTGGTCAGCGGAATTTGGCCCAGAACGTGTTTGATGTTGGCAACGGTCCCGCGGTGCAGTTCGGTGTGCGGCCCGAGCGGTTGGCGGTGGTGGATTCCCCGGTGGATTTGGAACTTGCCCGTCGCCAGGCTCGCAGGCAGAATCACCCGATCATCTTGGTGCGACGGAAAGGGCGGATCATCGGCTTCTATCGCTACGCCGACTTGGTGCACCAGGATCAGGTTCCCACGCCACTGCCAATTGTTCGCGGTTCCTTGACGGACCGGCACTTGGGGTTGCTGCTGCGTTTGTACGACGCTCACAGCGACGTCGCGGTGCTGTACGAGCCAAGTGGCGTGATTGGCAGCGTGGTGACTCGCCGGCAATTGTTGCAGCCGCTGCTGGTCTGA
- the xerC gene encoding tyrosine recombinase XerC has product MRTAITRFLQHMATERNASDLTIKAYREDLFAFAEWIGQSDVGRVQLDSLTPQQLRQFQAALQQAGYARSTISRKLASLRSFFKFAMREGLASSNPAKPLRNPRSNRKLPHVLTSDEVGRLLVAPPAVSESGLRDRAILETMYSSGLRVSELVGLRDGDLDFSQGITRVRGKGRKERISPLGSFAIKAIQAYAGRRSRSPESEKLGRAAPVFVNRFGNLLTTRSVGRMLEKYIAKAELDARTSPHTLRHSFATHLLDRGADIRSVQELLGHKSLTTTQIYTHVSATNLRQVYEKAHPRSA; this is encoded by the coding sequence TTGCGCACGGCAATCACTCGATTTCTGCAGCACATGGCGACCGAACGCAATGCGTCCGATCTGACGATCAAGGCGTACCGGGAGGACTTGTTCGCCTTCGCGGAATGGATCGGCCAGTCAGACGTCGGTCGGGTCCAGCTGGATTCACTGACGCCGCAGCAGTTGCGGCAGTTTCAGGCGGCGCTCCAGCAGGCCGGTTACGCTCGCAGCACGATCTCGCGAAAATTGGCCTCGCTGCGAAGTTTCTTCAAGTTCGCGATGCGGGAAGGGCTGGCCAGCAGCAACCCGGCCAAGCCGCTGCGGAATCCGCGGAGCAATCGCAAGCTTCCGCATGTGCTGACCAGTGACGAGGTCGGAAGGTTGCTGGTGGCGCCACCTGCGGTCAGTGAATCAGGACTTCGCGACCGAGCGATCTTGGAGACGATGTATTCGTCAGGCCTGCGTGTCAGCGAACTGGTGGGACTGCGCGATGGGGACCTGGATTTCTCGCAAGGGATCACGCGGGTTCGCGGGAAAGGCCGCAAGGAACGCATCAGCCCGTTGGGATCTTTCGCGATCAAAGCGATCCAGGCTTACGCCGGTCGTCGCAGTCGATCGCCGGAGTCGGAGAAACTGGGCCGAGCAGCGCCGGTGTTCGTCAATCGGTTTGGCAACCTCCTGACCACGCGGAGTGTGGGGCGGATGTTGGAGAAGTACATCGCCAAGGCGGAGTTGGATGCCCGAACCAGTCCTCACACGTTGCGGCATTCGTTCGCGACTCACCTGCTCGATCGCGGCGCGGACATTCGCAGTGTCCAAGAACTGCTCGGCCACAAGTCACTGACGACGACCCAGATCTACACGCATGTCAGCGCGACGAATCTGCGGCAGGTCTATGAGAAGGCTCACCCTCGCTCAGCGTGA
- a CDS encoding lipase family protein, whose protein sequence is MWHNEDADLFIRNGVFQMREPSDALELKPIAGVVQDPNEVPVVVHSDVKGAIEDMTFLQKSLLFAELAMVAYNDQREATVAAAMVGFTDVTFFDHDGSQAYRFRNDQDCVIACRGTEPNEWNDIRADANAASVLAETAGKVHRGFKTEVDDLWPMLETALVGNEQPVWFCGHSLGGAMATICAGRCYLSHIQSIPRGLFTYGSPRVGDKRYINYVQLPHYRYVNNNDVVTRVPPAWMGYRHCGTEVYINRNGRIGHLGMIRKRRDRWHGFLRGLRRFRIDHFSDHPLHNYIDPILAAVRDEQDAMGRGESAVDASDLTGQKSETEAL, encoded by the coding sequence GTGTGGCACAATGAGGACGCTGATCTTTTCATTCGAAATGGAGTTTTTCAGATGCGCGAACCATCTGATGCACTGGAACTGAAACCCATCGCTGGCGTTGTCCAGGATCCCAACGAAGTCCCGGTGGTCGTCCACAGCGACGTCAAAGGGGCGATCGAGGACATGACGTTCCTTCAAAAGTCACTGCTCTTCGCTGAGCTTGCGATGGTCGCTTACAACGATCAGCGCGAGGCCACTGTTGCAGCGGCGATGGTCGGCTTCACCGATGTCACGTTCTTCGATCATGATGGTTCGCAGGCGTACCGTTTTCGCAACGATCAAGATTGCGTGATTGCCTGTCGCGGCACCGAACCGAACGAATGGAACGACATTCGAGCGGACGCGAACGCCGCCTCGGTGTTGGCTGAAACAGCCGGAAAAGTTCACCGCGGGTTCAAAACGGAGGTCGATGATCTGTGGCCGATGCTAGAGACCGCGCTGGTCGGCAATGAGCAACCGGTTTGGTTCTGCGGCCATTCGCTCGGTGGCGCCATGGCAACCATCTGCGCCGGCAGATGTTACCTGTCTCACATCCAATCCATTCCGCGCGGGCTGTTCACCTACGGAAGTCCTCGTGTCGGTGACAAACGCTACATCAACTACGTTCAGTTGCCCCACTATCGCTACGTCAACAACAACGACGTCGTGACCCGCGTCCCACCTGCCTGGATGGGTTATCGGCACTGCGGCACGGAAGTGTATATCAATCGAAACGGGCGGATCGGTCACCTCGGAATGATTCGCAAGCGGCGCGACCGCTGGCACGGGTTCCTGCGTGGTTTGCGGCGGTTTCGCATCGATCACTTCAGCGACCACCCGCTGCACAATTACATCGATCCCATCTTGGCAGCCGTTCGCGACGAACAAGATGCAATGGGGCGTGGCGAAAGCGCCGTCGATGCTTCAGACTTGACGGGACAAAAATCTGAAACCGAAGCCCTCTGA
- a CDS encoding IS3 family transposase produces MSQLYSAADSIIRDGTASQREVGEILGFSRSAFQRFQSEPPSRREQSDMDVLPMVITTFHRHRRRYGARRIAADLKLQGVAIGRERVAKLLRIAGLSALQPKSFKPRTTESRHTLGYNENLLLKQPEPTSVNRLWVGDITYIPIVRTGFAYMATLMDRFSRRIIGWSLEMDMTESLVIKTLQKAIRNRQPSRDLIHHTDRGGQYASKKYRAIIQRSSMRQSMSRAGDCYDNAFMESCFGTIKTELQMTEYENYREALSELTEFIAYYNTSRLHSSLGYLSPTRFESTVPC; encoded by the coding sequence GTGAGCCAGCTCTATTCCGCAGCGGACAGCATCATTCGCGATGGCACGGCATCGCAGCGAGAGGTCGGTGAGATTCTCGGTTTCTCACGCTCCGCGTTTCAGCGATTTCAAAGCGAACCGCCAAGCCGAAGAGAACAGAGCGACATGGATGTCTTGCCAATGGTGATCACCACGTTTCATCGACACCGCAGACGCTACGGTGCCCGACGGATCGCTGCAGACCTGAAGCTACAAGGAGTTGCAATTGGACGCGAAAGGGTCGCCAAATTGCTGCGAATTGCGGGGCTATCGGCGTTGCAGCCAAAATCATTCAAGCCGCGAACGACCGAAAGTCGGCACACGTTGGGCTACAACGAGAACCTATTGCTCAAGCAGCCTGAGCCAACGAGTGTGAATCGTTTGTGGGTAGGCGACATCACCTACATTCCGATCGTACGAACTGGATTCGCTTACATGGCGACCCTCATGGATCGCTTTTCCAGGCGGATCATCGGCTGGTCTTTGGAAATGGATATGACCGAGAGCCTGGTGATCAAGACGCTTCAAAAGGCGATTCGCAATCGACAGCCTTCAAGAGATCTCATCCACCACACTGATCGCGGTGGCCAGTACGCAAGCAAGAAATATCGTGCGATCATCCAACGCAGTTCGATGCGTCAAAGCATGAGCCGAGCTGGTGACTGCTACGACAACGCGTTTATGGAATCTTGCTTTGGAACGATCAAGACGGAACTGCAGATGACCGAATATGAGAACTATCGCGAGGCATTGAGTGAACTGACTGAGTTCATTGCCTACTACAACACATCGCGTCTTCATTCATCGCTCGGCTATCTCTCGCCGACCCGATTCGAATCAACCGTCCCCTGCTAA
- a CDS encoding transposase — MPRKTKPSANPERRTYTDEFKRDAVAMLLDGHSATSIVERLGISGTNLLYRWKKQQVESAGPVGEVLDSRVAELEAELRRVERERDVLKKALIIFGRNE, encoded by the coding sequence ATGCCACGTAAGACCAAGCCTTCAGCTAATCCTGAACGACGCACCTATACAGACGAATTCAAACGTGATGCAGTTGCCATGCTGCTCGACGGTCACTCAGCGACATCGATTGTTGAGCGATTGGGAATCTCTGGAACGAACCTGCTTTACCGCTGGAAGAAGCAGCAAGTCGAGTCGGCCGGACCGGTTGGCGAGGTGCTCGATAGCCGCGTTGCCGAACTCGAGGCAGAGCTGCGGCGAGTCGAGCGCGAACGCGATGTTTTAAAAAAAGCTTTGATCATTTTCGGCCGAAACGAGTGA